Below is a window of Pocillopora verrucosa isolate sample1 chromosome 6, ASM3666991v2, whole genome shotgun sequence DNA.
GACCCTCTTGCTGACTCATGCTATGGCCTTCTTGAGATTAAGTGTCCTTTTTCAAAGAGGGCAGATACCTTGGAGCAGGCCTCAGCAGACCCTactttttatttagaaaaaacagGAGAGAGCTTTCACCTGAAAATAGGACATTCTTCCGGCTACTATGAGCAAGTACAGGGACAATTGGCCATTACAGGAATGAAATGGTGtgacttttgtgtttttctttccgaGACAAATGAAATGCGTGTTGACAGAATCCCATTTGATGACATCTACTGGTCCACCCAATTGCTACctaaactgaaggaattttatCTTGATTATGCCTTAAAATATCTTGTCGagcattttcaagcaaatgatTAGAGTTAAAATGGTGGAGACTAGTCTCTTGTAGTATTTTTTTACTAACACTTAATAGTGTGATGTAGGCTTCTGTTTCCACCaggcaaaaacattttaaatacttcTATGATGCATATAGGTGAAGAGATTCTATTGGTCAATAAAACTTTTTGTGAATCCCAATTGGCTGAACATATAAAGTATGGGCGAGTGTATATAGCATTAAACAGAAACTTGTAAATGATAGGCATGTGGCAACAAAGGGCAAAtcacactgtaaaaagcactatACATTCCCTGTGCTTATACATGTTATCTTTTCAGTAGAGTCTTGTGTTGTAGAACACCAtagttgagaaatcaaagtaaaatttaatggtgTAGTTGTTAACTAATAGAAGAAGAATAATGTCTTTGGTGATAATTCATCTTTAGAAAGGACTGGGtttaagaaattagaaagaaaacagGCAACACTCCATATCTGATTAATACTGCCAAACATAGAAACAGGAATGACagagtggaaaattttgaatctcCGAACTTTCCCTATAGCTCGTTCGACATGAATGCGATGATGTGCTATTGTCTGCGTCTTGATTACATCATCCTCTTCAAATCCTACTTTGTCCCTCAAGAAGGGAGGaatattcaatttcaatttcacttttgCAAGGTCATCACTAATGTCAAAACCTTTGTCTGCCATGATGGCATCTCCTTCTTTTAGTTCTCCACATTGTACTTTCTGTTTCACAGTTTCCAGAAACCCTGACCTCAGCACTATTTGTTTGTCAGAAATGGAACCCTCAAATAACTGAGACACAAACATAATGCTTCCATTAGGATCCACTCCTATGAGAGACTTAAAAGTTGTGTGGGACTTGTAAGTACTGTAAGTCTCACTGTGCTTTTGTAATGAACTAGGGACTTGGATTTTCATTTCAGTCGCATCAACAATCACAATATTGTTGGGATATTTCTTGATAAATTCCTCCGGagaatgttttataattatatctCTATGAGGCCATATTTTGAGGCTGCCAATTACAGTGTACACAAAATTAACCCAGGTAAGATTAATGTTATTGACAGTACTCTCGGATACACAAAACCTCTCTGCTAAATCAATGTTGGACAATCCCATTCTCAGCTTCATCAGTAACATGAGAAACTCATCCTCCACTGAAAGCTTGTGTGCAGAGGGTCTTGTCATTGTTGATTCCCTTTCAAAGCCATCATTCTCTCCTTCAGTTTCACCTTCATCGAACAGTTTTTCAATGTCTATCACGCTTGATTTTCCAGCTTCGCTACCCcagtaaatcaaattttttcggtCAAGATTGGGCAATAGAAATTTAAGTACGTTCATGAAGTCAACATAGGAATTGAAACCAGTGAAATGTGTGAAAAGCTTCTCTTCTTTGGCGAGCGTAGTGCACTTTGATAGCAAATGGTAAACAGAAAAGCTGTGTAGACATGGTATCCTGTGAGATATATCCGTTATTTCATCGCAGAAATCATCCTCTAGTGTTTGAGTCTTGCGTGAAGTCAAAGTTAGCCCAGACAGAGTGAAAGTTTCCTGACCTTCGCCCTCAGATGCCGTGTCAGtcgcttcttcttcctcttgcCTACTAGTGTTCAGCTTTTCTACCGCAGACCTTGccacagtttctggactttcTTCACTCCAAGCAAATATAGAAGGGACTACGTCGCGTTTTAATCTGCGTTTCTTCGCTTCGGGATTGATAAAATCCTCAGGTCTGAAGTGCTCGCTGCAAATCTTCACATGcttgtttacattaaaataattgggATGTCTTCGCATTTTCGTGATCCATGTCTTCAATAAAGCCTTGTTATCGAGAGGAAGTCCGTGGAAAGAAATATCTAGACGTTTATCAGAGCTATTTTCGCATTGTCCAGCGCAGCAAAAGTGCGGCATTTTTTAGGATGAAATTTCCACGTGCGAACCGAAATGTGTTTTTTTGATTCAACACCCATTTCAAGTCACGTGATCGCCGCTCCTGAGTTAGCCGATTGTGTCTATTGTTGACATTGCTgttcgtttctttgatactgaCCTGTCTTTACTAATAAATTTGTGCGTGATCGAAGTTAAACGGAAGGAAGTCATTACCGTGACTAACGTACCCTATTTGTactaaactttgaaaacttcttaaATGAACGATATCATCATTTTAgtgaaaagagataaaattaCACATTACGGTGACTCTAGACTTTAACGGAGCAATTCTGGTTAAGAAAATCATCACTTAACGAAGAGGTCCTCTTACATTTAGGAAATGGACTAAGACAAAATTGTATGATCAAGATCGAGATTGGCCGGTTTAAACCGTCGGGATTAAAGGattaagtaaaatattttaGTCGCGATTGCGGGATTGAAGAACCCTATTAGGGACCCTCAACAGGGTCCAGCTCAAGTCTTTCATCGCGTGGAGGCATTCATGGCAAGTGTAAACAGGTCTAGTGAAGTTTCTCTCAATTTGTCTGAAGCCCATTTCCCGCAGATTTACGGTAAACCGGAAATCAGTGACAGACCTCTTCCCTCCTGTTTGTCAGGCGAGTGCTGCGCGTTAAAATTCCCCAAGCTACCTGTTTTGCCCAGCACCACACGAAAGCAATGCTCCTCGATTTCCTCAGTGGAATTTTGCCGTCAAAGTAGTTCGCTGAGGTACGTAGGCTATAGTACCCTTTTTCAATAAGGTATAAACTAGTTACAAAAGTCCGCTGACCAACGTACACCACGGTTTGTTGTTAGTTTATGAATTTATAGCTTGTACTTTTAAAAGATCCTTGGCCACCTATGAAGCTACTCCCACACTTTCTACtgatcttatttttttaactatccTCCCTAAGAGAATATTCAAGATAATGGCGTGCTCTCATTGGTCGATACAATACGATATTGTACGTGTGGTTAGATGAGGGCAACACGTCTGTGTTTATAGTTAtatctgagaaatattttagaaaaataataaCGGACTTAGGCCTCATCAAAACATTCGTTTAGATGAGGCTACTTAAACACGAGAAAAAAGTCCTCCATCGCTTTAAGATTAAGAAGCTGGTAACATAGGaattaatcaataattttgAACAGACCTGCAGGTTGTTGCCTCGCTAAAAGCTCTGTTATTCCAGACGATGATCATGCCATTAGGAAATAAACAGGAAGTCTTTGAGAAGATTTTTGTTAAGACAGCTTCATAACTCCGTAAgaataacaaaatgtaaatttgagAGCATCAACTCACGAAGCCTTCGACTTCGTGGGTTTCCACTTCTGACCTCTTTTGATATCTTTGGCTCTACCCTTAGAATAGTTGTAAATAATTCTATAATTCAGGAGGAGTGGGAGAAATCGAAAGGAGCGGGAGATATTCGAAATATTTCTGTTAGACTACAAGGAAGGGTTCCTCATCTTAATACCgattctttattattatcaaattcaaaattatcaaatttccat
It encodes the following:
- the LOC136281577 gene encoding uncharacterized protein, which produces MPHFCCAGQCENSSDKRLDISFHGLPLDNKALLKTWITKMRRHPNYFNVNKHVKICSEHFRPEDFINPEAKKRRLKRDVVPSIFAWSEESPETVARSAVEKLNTSRQEEEEATDTASEGEGQETFTLSGLTLTSRKTQTLEDDFCDEITDISHRIPCLHSFSVYHLLSKCTTLAKEEKLFTHFTGFNSYVDFMNVLKFLLPNLDRKNLIYWGSEAGKSSVIDIEKLFDEGETEGENDGFERESTMTRPSAHKLSVEDEFLMLLMKLRMGLSNIDLAERFCVSESTVNNINLTWVNFVYTVIGSLKIWPHRDIIIKHSPEEFIKKYPNNIVIVDATEMKIQVPSSLQKHSETYSTYKSHTTFKSLIGVDPNGSIMFVSQLFEGSISDKQIVLRSGFLETVKQKVQCGELKEGDAIMADKGFDISDDLAKVKLKLNIPPFLRDKVGFEEDDVIKTQTIAHHRIHVERAIGKVRRFKIFHSVIPVSMFGSINQIWSVACFLSNFLNPVLSKDELSPKTLFFFY